The Dreissena polymorpha isolate Duluth1 chromosome 2, UMN_Dpol_1.0, whole genome shotgun sequence nucleotide sequence ttaaaaagtgaaacAAACGTCTGCAAGTCAAACATCAATTACTTAACAAACAAATCACTAATACGATAAGTTGTATAATTTTCACGTTCCCGGCAACAATGATCGGTGATTCGTTTAAGATAATATGTACTCAAAAGTTATAAATACTTGTTGTCCGCGCCTCGTTTCTGATCTATTCGTCATCGTTAACGTTTTACATCATAATTCGATCAAAAATAGCCTGTGCGTTGATAACTCGACTCCCTTCCATTATCATCCTCACGCAAACATCCGTTATAACCTCGTTTCTTCGTCTCTCTAATGCCTGCAAAATCGCATCGGTTTGGTCAAACTCCCCGTTCTCATCCCAGCAGATTGCCGCTCTGTTCATGCGCATGAGGCTCAGCAACTCCAGCTCAATTCTCCTCCCGCTGTACCATCGTAATGGTTCAGGATGAGCAATGAGAGCTTTTCGTATCTTAGGAAGTCTAAGTATCATCTTCGGACCTTCATTGAGCATATCTGTAATCGTTGATATCCATGTGCGTTGCTGTTCCTCATCCAGTCCAGAGGTTGCCATCAAATTCCTTTCTGGAATCATATAGTATGGTAGCTCTAAGGTGATCAATGCAACTCTAAGCGCATCCAATGCTTCGTGCAACCACTGCAAAagactttttttatgaaacgagGCTTGAGGATTATTTTCCGCCATCCATAGAACGATGTTTTTCAACGTGTACGATGAAACTTCTTTCTTACGTGGATGTAATACATCgttctttatcattttcaataaaacatacaatttggtTTGAGTGTCATTAAGATTGCTAATTAGTTCGATCTCACCGGCGTTAAAACACACTCTCCACTCAACATGTTGATATTCACTCCCTTTAAATCCAACAGGCGTAAGAACCGCCCCAAGTGATACGACCCTCTGAGCGACTTCCGGTGGCGGCCAGTGGCGAGGTCTTGCGGCCCATTTTGACAGAATGTTGGGGCAGTAGTAATGTAATGCATGTACTATGTCACGGTGCAAGTGTCCATGCATTGTATTAGGAATTGACGGTCCCGCACGCTCATGCTGCACAGTGCCCTCAGCCAAGCGTTCGTTCGACCAGTTATTAACAAACAAGTCACTGCTCAAAAGTTCGCGACCATATCCGTCATCACAAAACGCATCATTTACTTCCCTGTGAATTATTGTACCGCGTCTCTCCAGTAGCAGTCTACAGTGACCATGGTAACTCCTGCGGCTGAGTGATCTCAACACGGTTATCTCCCCAGGAAAGGCACTTGACTTTACAACATCTTCTAAACAGAATACTCTATTATTTACAACCATTTGATCCACATCACTTTCCAAGAAGCTGCTCAGCCCCTCACCTTTGCTACCCGCAATAATATACGTTGCCTCTCCACATTCCCGTGCAGTTAACAGCTTGCCTAACTCCCGATATGCGTCTTTCCGAGCCTGTATTATCTCCTGTCCGTAACCGAGCCAGCTCAGTATAGTGCATGTCTCAACGGAGGTATTTTCCCACTGAATCTAAAAAACGTTTCAATTAGAAACACGCTACATGTCATAAATAACATTACATCGTTAGTAGTCAAATAAATCAGCGATACTAAAATTATTccaatttaaattattcttttaCGGCCATACCATTCGatgtattatcaatttaaaattctaacacggcacgcgacttgttttctatagacaaagaaggaaatcaagcgtgggttattctgcaataacttatgggcggagcttaatgtttcgaaaatagttccgaataaataaagaaaatattgcagtaaaatgcacgtgctaaaacccgctctgaaagaaatgtaataaatgtagcatgtataaatgtaatgaaataacaaattgtatatttggtgataagtggcataaccacacctacaaagaatgttattggttaggaagcgtaattcagaaaacatttatagcatgtcagcttttcagtagcatcaataaacgtgccgtcattaagtttctacgattgttgttttcaatgtaagtgacgtcatttgcaaaatatttatgaatgaaaacgacgtcatatgtttgtacacatcaatgacgtcactaaatagtgaactttgtactaagaaaggcggagtattgaaaaatatagttcacgtcctaaagcttgaaccaaatcaatcagaatcgtattagaatcgaaataatatttttctataatggtttgttgtcgaataacccacagtaagttgtatagatgcgtgttatcaaatcactcgtgcttcgcactcgtgctttaattcctacgcatcaatactccttactgtgggttattcgacaacaaaccatgatagaaaaatagtaTTTCTTAAGTATTatcttgtgaaaatatattacaatttcgtGTGTATGTTCTCAGTGAATAATCCAATAGTCGGTACAAGTATTGCCAAccatgaattaataaataaattgaattgaAATAAAGACACTGAAAATATAGACGGTAATCAACGGCgagttcatatatatttatgacatcCATTCATAAACATACTAAACTTATAATGTTTAAATCTCTATTATCTGAAATTGCAAATGCGGAACGAATAATGTTATAACTATTGATAATAAACTAAATTGCTATGGTTAAAGCTGCATAATTTAACGaaattaaataaactttaattgttatgtctgtaaatacaatatattgatgcttaaatagtttttttaataatttgaaagaaaactgtGAAAAACGTTGCCAAAAAGTAGTGTCGTACTTTGGCACGTGCAGACACTGAAAAGTGGTTATAAGAAGATTCATGAGAACGGatgtattcatttttaatgtttcacattttttACAGAAGTAAAGTATTTAATTTGGGACCAAttattgatatacagtataaattTACCGTTGTTTTTTTTCTACAGATGTTAACGTATATCTGCCGTTAGTTATGCAAACATTAACCATCTATATTGAAATgtcattaagaaatataatagGGGTAGGGGAAACGCAGACATATAACTGCACTCGACTTATCATCTTACCAGGTCTTGTTTGCTGGACATATTGCCCTGTCTTGGGAATCTTTCCGGTTCATCAGGTCTTGTGCCACTTTCAGCCATCCATACAGTGCTGAAGTgagatatttgataaatataggatcttgcatgagtggtcgttttgttttgaatttattaaactgatcttataacatgacctaggctccaggagtgaaataacgtaatgctcaattttgttaattacatgggtgttattacactagttatataaatgtgaaatgacgtcatttttgtgacgaaatgatgtcattattccagcaaatttctttagttaaactctttaacactgtaataaaaaggtgaaaagagcataaaataaagagaaaatgtgttggtcatgttataatagaatcttagattcgtggtcattttgtattgaatttattaaactcgtcgtcatctaaataaagataaaaactcggcaagcgtcgttttatctttatttagatgactcgtttaataaattcaatacaaaacgaccacttatgcaagatcctatatatctcaataaagataaaaacgagccttgccgagtttttatctttatttagatgacgagtttaataaattcaatacacaaatacCACAAATCTaaaattctatttataacatgaccaacaaatattctcttgattgtatgctcttttcaccgttttttcacattgttaaagagtttaactgaagaaattcgctggaataattatgtcatttcgtcacaaaaatgacgtcatttcacagttatataactagtgtaataacacccgtgtaataaacaagattgagcattacgttatttcattcCTGCAGCGTAGGCCATGTTATAAGCTtatatggacaagaatatgtGATATAGTTCGGGTAATTGTCATGaaatacaaatcaatatttttaacacGATCACGAATACGCgtgcatgtacatataaactGCTCATAGCTGACACGTTGCAGTACAtacgttttagttatgttatgtAACGTTAACAATACTGCttttcaataaaatgcaaataagatGGCTTCTGCCCGTGTAAAAGACACGTCTTATATGAAACCTGCCTTACATTATACATCACAATTGATTTATTAGCCTAGTCAGGTAATATGCCGGTTGAATGACTCAAGTTCAATAAATAACATTACGTCTCTAATATACCTGGGCGAGCAAAATGAATAGTTTTCCAAAAGAAAAATTCGTTCAACGGCCTCTTATATATCCCAATCT carries:
- the LOC127867016 gene encoding uncharacterized protein LOC127867016 isoform X2; the protein is MCMRSSYRLICTVWMAESGTRPDEPERFRRQGNVSSKGDLIQWENTSVETCTILSWLGYGQEIIQARKDAYRELGKLLTARECGEATYIIAGSKGEGLSSFLESDVDQMVVNNRVFCLEDVVKSSAFPGEITVLRSLSRRSYHGHCRLLLERRGTIIHREVNDAFCDDGYGRELLSSDLFVNNWSNERLAEGTVQHERAGPSIPNTMHGHLHRDIVHALHYYCPNILSKWAARPRHWPPPEVAQRVVSLGAVLTPVGFKGSEYQHVEWRVCFNAGEIELISNLNDTQTKLYVLLKMIKNDVLHPRKKEVSSYTLKNIVLWMAENNPQASFHKKSLLQWLHEALDALRVALITLELPYYMIPERNLMATSGLDEEQQRTWISTITDMLNEGPKMILRLPKIRKALIAHPEPLRWYSGRRIELELLSLMRMNRAAICWDENGEFDQTDAILQALERRRNEVITDVCVRMIMEGSRVINAQAIFDRIMM